The following proteins come from a genomic window of Limosilactobacillus reuteri:
- the ffh gene encoding signal recognition particle protein, translating to MAFEGLTDRLQKAMEKLRRKPKVTEADLRETMREIRLALLEADVNFKVVKDFVKTVREKAAGAEVLKGLNPAQQIVKIVNDELTKLMGEEAVPLNKAPHIPTVIMMVGLQGAGKTTTAGKLALRLKNENHARPMFIAADVYRPAAITQLQQVADQIDVPVFEKGTDVDPVEIVREGMEVAKKNHNDYVIIDTAGRLQIDEQLMDELANIKELVNPNEILLVIDSMTGQNAVNTAQGFDDKLDITGVILTKLDGDTRGGAAMSIRAVTGKPIKFVGEGEKMEDLDVFHPDRMASRILGMGDMMTLIEKAQKNFDEEQAQETMDKMRENTFDYNDFLAQMDQVTKMGPLENIIKMMPGMANNPALKNLNLDPKQFAHIRAIVLSMTPEERENPDLMNPSRRRRLAAGAGRPIVEVNRMIKQFNQMRKMMKQVTNGNFNGMQNMFGGQMPGGKMGQMAMNRLARKMKKDKQKRIKKLRKLRKKK from the coding sequence ATGGCATTTGAAGGTTTAACAGATCGTCTGCAAAAGGCGATGGAAAAATTACGACGCAAACCCAAAGTTACGGAAGCTGATCTGCGGGAAACGATGCGTGAGATTCGGCTCGCCCTTTTAGAAGCCGATGTTAACTTTAAAGTTGTAAAAGATTTTGTAAAGACTGTCCGGGAAAAAGCAGCCGGGGCGGAAGTATTGAAAGGGTTAAATCCAGCTCAACAAATCGTTAAAATTGTTAATGATGAATTGACAAAACTAATGGGGGAAGAGGCAGTCCCTCTTAACAAAGCACCGCACATTCCAACTGTTATCATGATGGTTGGTCTTCAAGGGGCAGGTAAGACGACCACTGCCGGTAAATTAGCATTACGGTTAAAGAATGAAAATCACGCCCGGCCAATGTTTATTGCTGCTGACGTTTACCGGCCCGCTGCTATTACTCAGTTACAACAAGTCGCTGATCAGATCGATGTTCCTGTCTTTGAAAAGGGGACAGACGTTGACCCTGTTGAAATTGTTCGTGAAGGGATGGAAGTAGCCAAGAAAAATCATAATGATTATGTCATTATTGATACTGCTGGTCGACTCCAAATTGATGAACAATTAATGGATGAGCTTGCAAACATTAAAGAGCTAGTAAATCCAAATGAAATTTTGCTTGTCATTGATTCGATGACTGGTCAAAATGCAGTAAATACTGCTCAAGGGTTCGATGATAAACTTGATATCACTGGGGTTATCTTAACCAAGTTAGATGGTGATACCCGTGGTGGTGCTGCCATGTCAATTCGAGCAGTTACAGGTAAGCCGATCAAGTTTGTCGGTGAGGGTGAAAAGATGGAGGATCTTGATGTCTTCCACCCTGACCGAATGGCTTCACGGATTTTGGGTATGGGGGACATGATGACCCTGATTGAAAAGGCCCAAAAGAATTTTGATGAAGAACAAGCACAAGAAACAATGGATAAAATGCGTGAAAACACATTTGACTATAATGATTTCTTGGCACAAATGGACCAGGTTACCAAGATGGGACCGTTGGAAAACATTATTAAGATGATGCCAGGGATGGCTAATAACCCGGCCTTGAAGAATCTTAATTTGGATCCTAAGCAATTTGCTCATATCCGGGCCATTGTTCTTTCAATGACACCAGAAGAACGTGAAAATCCTGATTTAATGAATCCTAGTCGTCGTCGTCGTTTAGCAGCAGGGGCGGGACGACCAATTGTTGAAGTTAACCGGATGATTAAGCAATTTAATCAAATGCGTAAGATGATGAAGCAGGTTACAAACGGTAACTTCAATGGAATGCAAAATATGTTTGGTGGCCAAATGCCAGGTGGTAAGATGGGACAAATGGCCATGAACCGCTTGGCACGAAAAATGAAAAAAGATAAGCAAAAACGTATTAAAAAGCTTCGTAAATTACGAAAGAAAAAATAA
- a CDS encoding putative DNA-binding protein, with protein sequence MEIEKNYRINSLFEFYQPLLTKKQNDYLELYYGDDYSLGEIAENFHVSRQAVYDNIKRTESILEDYEAKLHLYAEFQVRNQQADRIQRYVRENYPDDATLNHLVNHLESLEEE encoded by the coding sequence ATGGAAATTGAAAAGAATTATCGGATAAATTCATTATTTGAGTTTTACCAACCCTTATTAACCAAAAAACAAAATGATTATTTAGAGCTTTATTACGGGGATGACTACTCATTAGGCGAAATTGCCGAGAATTTCCATGTTAGTCGTCAAGCCGTATATGATAATATAAAGCGCACAGAAAGCATATTAGAAGATTACGAGGCCAAATTGCATTTATATGCTGAATTTCAAGTTCGTAATCAACAGGCGGATCGAATTCAACGATACGTCCGGGAAAACTATCCAGATGATGCAACGCTTAATCATTTAGTAAATCATTTGGAAAGCTTGGAGGAAGAATAA
- the ftsY gene encoding signal recognition particle-docking protein FtsY codes for MGLFDIFRRHKKKEEEKKPDSSNAAVQSETAHEDESADTTSAAPASAPIHPEPINIPPADSYEEKINPDGTRETFHNGVKEEKEEGTNEESHSEEVADSSVSEEEVPSSSTPNETISAEESASSSTSETKEAVEPTEPVAEEEKTVEEPVITTEEKPAEDSSAAEESNETDNSEENDGDEEQQPSPEPEEDQETETVKKYDRGLEKSRTGFGARLNKFLANFRHVDEDFFDDLEDMLIESDVGYDMAMKLSDELREEVKLQNAKSKQDVSNVIIEKMVELYDEAGQDENPDLTMAKEGPTVIMFVGVNGAGKTTTIGKMAALFKNQGKKVLLAAADTFRAGATEQLDVWAKRDGVDIVTGPENGDPAAVVFDAVKRAKDENYDILFVDTAGRLQNKVNLMKELAKMKRILTREIPDAPHEVLLVLDATTGQNALNQAKLFKESTDVTGIVLTKLDGTARGGIVLAIRNELHLPVKYVGLGEKVDDLQKFDAGDFVYGLFKGLVEVD; via the coding sequence ATGGGATTATTTGATATTTTCCGTCGTCATAAGAAAAAAGAAGAGGAAAAAAAGCCTGATAGTTCAAATGCGGCTGTTCAATCTGAAACCGCGCATGAAGATGAATCAGCAGATACGACAAGTGCGGCGCCAGCTTCTGCACCAATTCATCCGGAACCGATAAATATTCCTCCTGCCGATAGCTATGAGGAAAAGATTAACCCGGATGGAACTCGCGAAACGTTTCATAACGGGGTTAAAGAGGAAAAAGAAGAGGGAACTAATGAGGAGAGTCACTCAGAAGAGGTAGCAGATTCAAGTGTTTCTGAAGAAGAAGTACCATCATCTAGTACTCCTAATGAGACTATTTCTGCAGAAGAGTCGGCCTCGTCTAGTACTTCTGAAACTAAAGAGGCGGTTGAACCGACTGAACCTGTTGCAGAAGAAGAAAAAACAGTTGAAGAACCAGTAATAACAACCGAAGAGAAACCGGCAGAAGATTCTTCGGCTGCTGAAGAATCAAATGAGACTGATAATTCTGAAGAAAATGATGGTGATGAGGAGCAACAACCTTCTCCTGAACCAGAAGAGGATCAAGAAACTGAGACGGTTAAGAAATATGATCGTGGGCTTGAGAAGTCCCGAACAGGCTTTGGAGCACGATTAAATAAGTTCTTGGCTAATTTCCGGCATGTTGACGAAGATTTCTTTGATGACCTTGAAGACATGTTGATTGAATCTGATGTCGGTTATGATATGGCAATGAAACTCAGTGATGAATTGCGGGAAGAAGTAAAACTGCAAAATGCTAAGAGCAAGCAGGATGTTTCCAATGTCATTATTGAAAAAATGGTTGAACTTTACGATGAAGCTGGTCAAGATGAAAATCCTGACTTAACCATGGCAAAGGAAGGCCCAACTGTTATTATGTTTGTCGGTGTTAACGGTGCCGGAAAAACAACAACGATTGGTAAGATGGCCGCCCTCTTTAAGAATCAAGGTAAGAAAGTTCTTCTGGCTGCCGCTGATACATTCCGGGCTGGGGCCACTGAACAATTAGATGTGTGGGCAAAGCGTGACGGTGTGGACATCGTTACTGGACCGGAAAACGGTGATCCAGCGGCTGTTGTTTTTGATGCAGTAAAACGGGCAAAAGATGAAAACTATGACATCTTGTTTGTCGATACTGCTGGTCGGCTCCAAAATAAGGTTAACTTGATGAAGGAGTTAGCTAAGATGAAACGAATCCTTACTCGTGAAATCCCAGATGCTCCTCATGAAGTACTGTTAGTCTTAGATGCAACGACTGGGCAAAACGCTCTTAACCAGGCTAAACTGTTTAAGGAAAGTACCGATGTAACAGGGATTGTTTTAACAAAACTAGACGGAACTGCTCGGGGGGGAATTGTCCTTGCTATCCGTAATGAACTCCACCTACCAGTTAAGTATGTAGGGCTTGGTGAAAAGGTAGACGACCTCCAGAAATTTGATGCTGGCGACTTTGTTTATGGCCTGTTCAAGGGATTAGTCGAAGTTGACTAG
- the smc gene encoding chromosome segregation protein SMC, with protein MQLLSLTLDGFKSFAQKTTIKFEPGMTGIVGPNGSGKSNIIEAIQWVMGEQSAHHLRGDRMADVIFNGSSDRKPLNRALVSITLDNSDHYLASEFTELTITRKIYRNGNSEYLINDQNVRLKDITDLFIDSGLGRESFSIISQGRIEEIFNGKPIDRRGIIETVAGVAKYKKNKETAEKRLTTTMENLNRVNDIISELEKQIEPLEEQSAIAQDYLEQKKQFDVLDRTQTVRHYDEYYEKLTKLSIKLDQAGAMVKDYQGQAGHDQQQLDNLKQKRQQLNATKDRLQAIILNQTEAIAKYENQQSVSSVRREQRENEQRRLTAQQAELNARLKEVKTSQQANDQQLTKQKALINSQQAEFEAARKMSSGERIAALKQQVEDLRNQQVSLMQERTTIHNQQSFLSRNHEQAMSLQRQNVEELDATKNQLAEINQKFNRYQQEAANTKKYLQTVSEKLNAAQDHREKLNYAYQTKQRDWYEALGDVRSLKSRINAYQAMADEYSGYYRGVQEVLRQRQQFPGLAGAVSELFDVPAKYTQAVETVLGSQLQQLVVDRQATAKAIINFLIKTRAGRVTILPLDTLSHRRPLNIWSQLTGLPGFLGRATELIKFDQKFQIIADHLLGTTVIADNLDHATEIARVGRHMVRVVTLDGQLINASGAMTGGATRSQRTGLLSQKQMAKQLEEELKKQEQLAANLEQEIAKLQQAQKANEQVVADYQQQVQTLQDKFHEQESNCQLISSKRETLINRVQILETQNKQQDTQHQDYESQVQQNNEQADKVNWELTQVVAKIRQILTQIDELQNDESTQARQLAQMQQKIAVAEERLQQYQRQSQEYNRQRREVEESLEKVTIAIAELTTQSASQSTSEKSTQTALKDAKEEQAKAKVQLEDNIVALEELEQKLSQAEAHYNRLQELQRAALDDRNNLNEERVKYESMVDQALNRLSEQYAMTIDEARQQMSDLDEANLATRLKLLKRGLDDLGQVNVGAIEEYERVRERYDFLKGQQDDLLASRAQLNQTMGEMDAQVKKRFITTFNQVSQMFDETFQQIFSGGHAKLVLTDPHDLLTTGVDIMAQPPGKKNQHLSLLSGGERALTAITLLFAILKVRPVPFSILDEPEAALDEVNVQRFAHYLSKFGAEGPQFIVITHRKGTMMDADVLYGVTMQESGVSKMVSVDVVDTLQESDN; from the coding sequence ATGCAATTATTGTCTTTAACTTTGGACGGCTTTAAGTCCTTTGCCCAAAAAACAACAATTAAATTTGAGCCCGGGATGACAGGGATTGTTGGTCCAAATGGTAGTGGAAAGAGTAATATTATCGAAGCTATTCAATGGGTAATGGGTGAACAGTCGGCTCATCATTTACGGGGAGATCGGATGGCTGATGTTATCTTTAATGGGTCATCAGATCGTAAACCCTTAAACCGAGCCCTAGTTTCGATTACGCTAGATAATAGTGACCATTATTTAGCTAGTGAATTTACGGAACTCACTATTACTCGTAAAATATACCGCAATGGTAATAGTGAGTACTTAATCAATGATCAAAACGTCCGCCTAAAGGACATTACAGATTTATTCATTGATTCTGGATTAGGCCGAGAATCCTTTTCTATTATTTCCCAGGGACGGATTGAAGAAATTTTTAATGGTAAACCAATTGATCGGCGGGGAATTATTGAAACTGTCGCGGGAGTTGCTAAGTATAAAAAGAACAAAGAAACGGCCGAAAAGCGGCTTACTACGACGATGGAAAACCTCAACCGGGTAAATGACATTATTAGTGAGCTAGAAAAGCAGATTGAACCCCTGGAAGAACAAAGTGCGATTGCTCAAGATTACTTGGAACAAAAGAAACAATTTGATGTGCTTGACCGGACACAAACAGTTCGTCATTATGATGAGTACTATGAAAAGTTAACCAAATTGAGTATCAAGCTCGATCAAGCGGGTGCGATGGTAAAAGACTATCAAGGACAAGCTGGTCATGATCAGCAGCAACTTGATAACTTAAAGCAAAAACGCCAACAACTAAACGCAACTAAGGATCGGCTCCAAGCAATCATCTTAAATCAAACGGAGGCAATTGCTAAGTATGAAAATCAGCAATCGGTTTCCAGCGTTCGTCGCGAGCAGCGTGAAAATGAACAGCGACGGTTAACTGCCCAACAGGCTGAACTCAATGCACGTTTAAAAGAGGTTAAGACAAGCCAACAGGCAAATGACCAGCAATTGACTAAGCAAAAAGCGCTGATTAATAGTCAGCAAGCTGAGTTTGAAGCGGCCAGAAAGATGAGTAGTGGTGAACGGATCGCTGCCCTGAAACAGCAAGTGGAGGATTTACGTAACCAACAAGTTAGTTTGATGCAGGAAAGAACAACGATTCACAATCAGCAATCTTTCTTGTCCCGTAATCATGAACAGGCGATGAGTCTTCAACGACAAAATGTCGAGGAACTTGACGCTACTAAGAACCAGCTTGCAGAGATTAATCAAAAATTTAACCGCTACCAACAAGAAGCTGCCAATACTAAGAAATATCTGCAGACGGTCAGCGAAAAATTAAACGCGGCTCAAGATCACCGTGAAAAACTTAATTACGCGTATCAAACCAAACAACGTGATTGGTATGAAGCATTGGGGGATGTGCGTTCGCTTAAGTCACGAATTAACGCTTACCAGGCAATGGCTGATGAATATAGTGGCTATTACCGAGGAGTTCAAGAGGTTCTTCGGCAACGGCAACAATTTCCTGGATTAGCTGGAGCAGTCAGTGAATTATTTGATGTTCCTGCCAAGTACACGCAAGCGGTTGAAACAGTATTAGGAAGTCAGCTTCAGCAATTGGTTGTTGATCGGCAAGCTACTGCCAAAGCAATTATTAACTTCTTGATTAAGACGCGCGCTGGCCGGGTAACTATTTTGCCGCTTGATACGCTTAGCCACCGGCGACCATTAAACATTTGGTCACAACTAACTGGCCTCCCTGGCTTTTTGGGGCGAGCAACAGAACTTATTAAGTTTGATCAAAAGTTTCAGATTATTGCTGACCACTTACTAGGAACAACGGTTATTGCTGACAACCTTGATCATGCCACTGAGATTGCTCGCGTAGGTCGTCATATGGTACGGGTAGTAACTCTTGATGGTCAGTTGATCAATGCTAGTGGAGCGATGACGGGGGGAGCCACCCGTAGTCAACGAACAGGACTTTTAAGTCAAAAGCAAATGGCTAAGCAACTAGAAGAAGAGCTAAAAAAACAGGAACAGCTTGCAGCAAACTTAGAGCAAGAAATTGCTAAACTCCAACAAGCACAAAAAGCGAACGAACAAGTAGTAGCTGATTATCAGCAACAAGTTCAGACTTTACAGGATAAATTTCATGAGCAAGAAAGTAATTGCCAGTTAATCTCAAGTAAGCGTGAGACGCTTATTAATCGGGTACAAATTTTAGAAACCCAAAATAAACAGCAAGACACTCAACATCAGGATTACGAATCACAAGTTCAACAAAATAATGAACAAGCTGATAAAGTAAACTGGGAATTGACGCAAGTTGTTGCAAAGATTAGGCAAATTCTTACCCAGATCGATGAATTACAGAATGATGAGTCGACTCAGGCACGACAATTAGCACAAATGCAACAAAAAATTGCAGTGGCCGAAGAACGACTTCAACAATATCAACGCCAAAGTCAAGAGTATAACCGGCAACGGCGAGAAGTTGAAGAGAGTTTAGAAAAGGTCACGATTGCAATCGCTGAGTTAACGACTCAATCAGCTAGTCAATCAACCAGTGAGAAATCAACACAGACGGCCTTAAAAGATGCTAAAGAAGAACAAGCAAAAGCTAAAGTACAACTGGAAGATAATATAGTTGCGCTTGAAGAACTTGAACAAAAGCTGTCACAAGCCGAAGCACATTATAACCGTCTGCAGGAACTTCAGCGGGCAGCCCTTGATGATCGTAATAACTTAAATGAAGAGCGCGTGAAATATGAATCAATGGTTGATCAAGCTCTTAATCGATTATCTGAGCAATATGCCATGACCATTGATGAGGCTCGCCAACAGATGAGTGACTTGGACGAAGCGAACTTGGCGACCCGGTTGAAACTATTAAAGCGGGGATTGGATGATCTTGGTCAGGTTAATGTGGGAGCGATTGAAGAATATGAGCGCGTTCGTGAACGGTACGATTTCTTAAAGGGTCAACAAGATGACTTGCTTGCCTCACGAGCTCAGCTTAATCAGACGATGGGTGAGATGGATGCCCAAGTAAAGAAACGGTTTATTACAACCTTTAATCAGGTTTCACAGATGTTTGACGAGACGTTCCAGCAAATTTTCTCTGGTGGTCATGCTAAACTTGTCTTAACCGACCCTCATGACCTATTAACAACCGGGGTCGATATTATGGCCCAGCCACCAGGAAAGAAAAATCAGCACCTTTCATTGTTATCAGGTGGGGAACGAGCATTAACGGCGATCACCTTATTATTCGCTATTTTAAAGGTTCGCCCAGTTCCATTTTCAATTCTTGATGAACCAGAGGCTGCCTTGGATGAGGTTAATGTACAACGTTTTGCCCATTATCTCAGCAAATTTGGTGCTGAAGGTCCACAATTTATCGTCATTACCCACCGGAAGGGAACGATGATGGATGCCGATGTGTTGTACGGGGTTACAATGCAAGAATCAGGAGTTTCAAAGATGGTATCAGTGGATGTTGTTGATACTTTACAAGAGAGTGATAATTAA
- the rnc gene encoding ribonuclease III produces the protein MIEELQDYLAKEFNIHFDNPALLAEAFTQASYVNEHPNQGLKYYERIEFLGDAVLELIVSEYIYKRFPELPQGKLTRLRAAMVCEDSFSKFAKECHFDQYIRLGHGEEMAGARERPGLLCDIFESFIGALYLDQGRPAVEKFVQRVIFPKLDMGWFDHAVDAKTSLQEFLQRDGDITIEYHLVEESGTENDPEFKVNVTANGDVIGEGKGSSKKHAEMQAAQQALDNMRNKNK, from the coding sequence ATGATCGAAGAATTACAAGACTACCTGGCCAAGGAATTTAATATTCATTTTGATAATCCTGCTTTATTAGCAGAAGCTTTTACTCAAGCTTCATATGTAAATGAACATCCTAACCAAGGATTAAAATATTACGAACGGATTGAATTTCTTGGCGATGCTGTGTTGGAACTGATCGTTTCAGAATATATTTATAAACGTTTCCCTGAATTGCCGCAGGGAAAACTTACCCGCTTAAGAGCGGCAATGGTATGCGAGGATAGTTTTTCTAAATTTGCCAAGGAATGTCACTTTGATCAATACATTCGTTTGGGGCATGGTGAGGAAATGGCCGGCGCAAGAGAACGTCCAGGCCTGCTATGTGATATTTTTGAATCATTCATTGGCGCTCTCTATTTAGATCAAGGTCGGCCAGCAGTTGAAAAATTTGTCCAGCGGGTTATCTTTCCTAAGCTTGATATGGGCTGGTTTGATCATGCGGTTGATGCTAAGACTAGTCTTCAAGAATTTCTCCAACGCGACGGTGATATTACCATTGAATATCATTTAGTAGAGGAAAGCGGAACAGAAAATGACCCTGAATTTAAAGTAAACGTTACTGCTAACGGTGACGTTATCGGTGAAGGAAAGGGTTCATCGAAGAAGCATGCTGAAATGCAAGCAGCACAACAGGCACTTGATAATATGAGAAATAAAAATAAATAG
- the acpP gene encoding acyl carrier protein, with translation MADNKKTEIFNKVSEIVADHFGVDRAKITDDLNLKTDLDADSIDFVEFVLELEDTFGEEINDEDAEKLSTIGEVVDYIAEHTAN, from the coding sequence ATGGCTGATAATAAGAAAACAGAAATCTTTAATAAGGTTTCAGAGATTGTTGCTGACCATTTTGGTGTTGATCGGGCTAAAATTACTGATGATTTGAACTTAAAGACAGATTTGGATGCTGATTCAATTGATTTTGTTGAATTTGTTCTCGAATTAGAGGATACGTTTGGCGAAGAAATTAATGATGAAGATGCTGAAAAGTTAAGTACGATCGGTGAAGTTGTTGATTATATTGCAGAACATACTGCTAACTAA
- the plsX gene encoding phosphate acyltransferase PlsX, which translates to MKIAVDAMGGDNAPQVIIKGVEEARDLYPDLEFDLYGNPDKVKPLIKNNERLNIVATSEEISMGEEPVRAIRRKKDSTIVRAATAVKEGKADAFFSAGNTGAILVAGLFIVGRIKGIDRPGLTSILPIAKPGASRRNFVYLDTGANAESKEKNLEQYAYLGKFYAENVLGVANPRIALLNNGAEEDKGDKLHKEVWQILNSKADLNFVGNIESGDLLFGKADVVVSDGWTANAALKATEGTAKMMMTLIKDGILHGGLRAKLGYLMLKPVFHQIGQKMNASTYGGAVLLGLKAPVVKTHGSSDALAVKNTISQIRTMLKTGVIEKTVEFFDNTENLDNSKKNE; encoded by the coding sequence ATGAAAATTGCTGTTGATGCAATGGGTGGAGATAACGCTCCCCAAGTAATTATTAAAGGGGTAGAAGAGGCACGGGATCTATACCCTGACTTAGAATTTGACCTTTATGGAAATCCAGATAAGGTTAAGCCCTTAATAAAAAATAATGAGCGGCTTAATATTGTCGCTACCAGTGAAGAAATTTCAATGGGTGAAGAACCAGTCCGGGCAATTCGGCGGAAAAAAGATTCGACAATTGTTCGTGCGGCAACAGCAGTTAAAGAAGGCAAAGCTGATGCCTTCTTTTCTGCGGGAAACACCGGGGCAATTTTAGTGGCCGGCCTCTTTATTGTTGGCCGTATTAAAGGAATTGACCGTCCTGGCCTCACTAGTATTTTGCCAATCGCCAAGCCGGGTGCTAGTCGACGTAATTTTGTCTACCTTGATACTGGTGCAAATGCGGAAAGTAAAGAGAAAAATTTGGAACAATATGCCTACCTTGGTAAATTCTATGCCGAAAATGTGTTGGGAGTTGCTAATCCCCGGATTGCATTATTAAATAATGGTGCGGAAGAAGATAAGGGTGACAAATTGCATAAAGAAGTGTGGCAAATTCTCAATAGCAAAGCTGATCTGAATTTTGTTGGTAACATTGAATCCGGTGACCTTCTTTTTGGCAAAGCTGATGTTGTTGTAAGTGATGGATGGACGGCAAATGCAGCCTTGAAAGCTACTGAAGGAACCGCCAAGATGATGATGACGTTAATTAAAGATGGAATCTTACATGGTGGTCTTCGTGCTAAGTTAGGCTACCTCATGCTAAAGCCAGTTTTCCATCAAATTGGACAAAAAATGAATGCTTCAACTTATGGTGGGGCGGTCTTATTAGGACTTAAGGCACCAGTTGTTAAAACTCATGGATCTTCTGATGCTTTAGCAGTGAAAAATACAATTAGTCAAATTAGAACGATGCTCAAAACGGGTGTGATTGAAAAAACAGTTGAATTTTTCGATAACACCGAAAATCTAGACAATTCTAAGAAAAACGAATAG